One Brachybacterium kimchii genomic window carries:
- a CDS encoding protein jag, producing the protein MTEPSTSDDAVETPEVPTSTPVVETGDAPEAHAPEAEEPSSDASAADEGTADEDGAGADTADEAPAQERASSEDSDEEPAAPRDPAERVRELEEEGDIAADYLEELLDIADLDGDIDIDVDGDRASVEIRGADRLAQLNGSRGELLDALQELARLAVQSRTGNRSRLMLDIDGFRAQRKDDLEHLAEDAVSTARENGRPVPLRPMNPFERKVVHDVAKQAGLRSESDGDGKDRHVVIYPAS; encoded by the coding sequence ATGACCGAACCCAGCACCTCCGACGACGCCGTCGAGACGCCCGAGGTCCCCACGAGCACCCCGGTCGTCGAGACCGGCGACGCGCCCGAGGCCCACGCCCCCGAGGCCGAGGAGCCGTCGTCCGACGCGTCCGCAGCCGATGAGGGCACGGCCGACGAGGACGGCGCCGGCGCGGACACCGCAGACGAGGCCCCGGCGCAGGAGCGCGCCTCGTCCGAGGACTCCGACGAGGAGCCCGCTGCGCCCCGTGATCCGGCCGAGCGCGTCCGCGAGCTCGAGGAGGAGGGCGACATCGCCGCCGACTACCTCGAGGAGCTGCTCGACATCGCCGATCTCGACGGCGACATCGACATCGATGTGGACGGGGACCGCGCGTCGGTCGAGATCCGCGGCGCCGACCGCCTCGCGCAGCTCAACGGCTCGCGCGGCGAGCTGCTCGACGCCCTGCAGGAACTCGCCCGCCTCGCCGTGCAGTCCCGCACCGGCAACCGCTCGCGCCTCATGCTCGACATCGACGGCTTCCGCGCGCAGCGCAAGGACGACCTCGAGCACCTCGCCGAGGATGCCGTCTCGACCGCCCGCGAGAACGGCCGTCCGGTGCCGCTGCGGCCGATGAACCCCTTCGAGCGCAAGGTCGTCCACGACGTCGCGAAGCAGGCGGGCCTGCGCTCCGAGTCCGACGGGGACGGCAAGGACCGCCACGTCGTCATCTACCCGGCGTCCTGA
- the yidC gene encoding membrane protein insertase YidC — MPNILYPIEWAVAWIMVLFHRFLDLFMDGSSGWTWLLSIVGLTIVVRTLITPLFIRQIRSSRAMQAVSPQLKAVQKKYKGKTDQASRQAMSEETMAIYREAGANPLSSCLPLLLQMPIFFALFRVLFYKLKDAANGEAFGPLTHDLASNAYHATLFGHVTIADSFLNSGAGGIGTKIVAGVIIALMCLGNFITQKELTMRNMPPSALEGPMASTQKMMIYMLPFIYVITGPGLPIGVLTYMLTTTFWTMAQQAIVVYTYPTPGSPAEASHQKRINAKREKNGLEPLDFTPKKPVVVDDDAPIRVQPKANKGGKKMTDAERLEAAREARRKAQEERRARGQAGGEQAPDLSGKKPSNALNKGKKRKR, encoded by the coding sequence ATGCCCAACATCCTCTATCCCATCGAGTGGGCCGTCGCATGGATCATGGTGCTTTTCCACCGGTTCCTCGACCTCTTCATGGACGGCAGCTCCGGCTGGACCTGGCTGCTGTCCATCGTGGGACTCACGATCGTCGTCCGCACCCTGATCACGCCGCTGTTCATCCGGCAGATCCGCTCCTCGCGCGCCATGCAGGCGGTCTCGCCGCAGCTCAAGGCCGTGCAGAAGAAGTACAAGGGCAAGACCGACCAGGCATCCCGGCAGGCCATGAGCGAGGAGACCATGGCCATCTACCGGGAGGCCGGGGCGAACCCGCTCTCCTCGTGCCTGCCGCTGCTGCTGCAGATGCCGATCTTCTTCGCACTGTTCCGGGTGCTGTTCTACAAGCTCAAGGATGCGGCGAACGGGGAGGCCTTCGGCCCCCTGACGCATGACCTGGCCTCCAACGCCTACCACGCGACCCTCTTCGGCCACGTCACCATCGCGGACAGCTTCCTGAACTCCGGCGCCGGCGGCATCGGCACCAAGATCGTCGCGGGCGTCATCATCGCGCTGATGTGTCTGGGCAACTTCATCACCCAGAAGGAGCTGACGATGCGGAACATGCCGCCGTCGGCCCTCGAGGGCCCGATGGCGAGCACCCAGAAGATGATGATCTACATGCTCCCGTTCATCTACGTGATCACGGGACCGGGCCTGCCGATCGGCGTGCTCACCTACATGCTGACCACCACCTTCTGGACCATGGCGCAGCAGGCGATCGTGGTCTACACGTACCCGACGCCCGGCTCGCCCGCCGAGGCCTCACACCAGAAGCGCATCAACGCCAAGCGCGAGAAGAACGGCCTCGAGCCCCTCGACTTCACGCCCAAGAAGCCCGTGGTCGTCGACGACGACGCCCCCATCCGGGTCCAGCCCAAGGCCAACAAGGGCGGGAAGAAGATGACCGACGCCGAGCGCCTCGAGGCGGCTCGCGAGGCGCGCCGCAAGGCCCAGGAGGAGCGGCGGGCGCGCGGCCAGGCCGGTGGCGAGCAGGCCCCCGATCTGTCCGGCAAGAAGCCTTCCAACGCCCTGAACAAGGGCAAGAAGCGCAAGCGCTGA
- the yidD gene encoding membrane protein insertion efficiency factor YidD → MTLAALPRRVLMLPIRAYQVGISPYTPPACRFDPVCSQYGMDALRRHGAVKGLLLTAWRIVRCNPFTRGGIDPVPAPGMWTNPRPGHRSRGRRPAR, encoded by the coding sequence ATGACCCTGGCGGCGCTCCCGCGCCGGGTGCTCATGCTCCCGATCCGCGCCTACCAGGTGGGGATCTCGCCCTACACGCCGCCGGCGTGCCGCTTCGACCCCGTGTGCTCGCAGTACGGCATGGACGCCCTGCGCAGGCACGGAGCCGTCAAGGGACTGCTGCTGACCGCCTGGCGGATCGTGCGCTGCAACCCCTTCACCCGGGGCGGGATCGATCCCGTGCCGGCACCCGGGATGTGGACGAACCCACGTCCCGGCCATCGCTCGCGAGGGCGGCGCCCAGCCCGATAG
- the rnpA gene encoding ribonuclease P protein component — protein sequence MSWSRHRLHTAQQFRTATRRGARAARSHVVAHLVLRTEEPQEARVGFVVSTKVGNSVVRHRVARRLREIVRSHLTEIPERSDLVLRTLPGVQDVPFADLEEQVTGAIASARRKLEKRSAPRASESTASGTPTTAVAP from the coding sequence TCCGCACGGCCACCCGCCGAGGAGCCCGCGCCGCACGATCCCACGTGGTCGCCCACCTGGTCCTCCGCACGGAGGAGCCCCAGGAGGCCCGCGTGGGATTCGTCGTCTCCACGAAGGTGGGCAACTCGGTGGTGCGCCATCGGGTGGCCCGTCGTCTGCGGGAGATCGTGCGCAGCCACCTGACCGAGATCCCCGAGCGCTCCGACCTGGTGCTGCGGACCCTCCCCGGGGTGCAGGACGTGCCCTTCGCCGACCTCGAGGAGCAGGTGACGGGCGCGATCGCGAGCGCCCGCCGCAAGCTCGAGAAGCGCTCGGCGCCGAGAGCCTCGGAGAGCACCGCGTCCGGGACGCCGACCACGGCGGTCGCGCCGTGA